The following coding sequences lie in one bacterium genomic window:
- a CDS encoding FKBP-type peptidyl-prolyl cis-trans isomerase, producing MRKVLAALASLALLGGAAFAAEPKTDEEKTLYVMGQIVGLQLGGMQLSPEEAALVAQGLQDALLRRPAAVDPAGYSRQKIELLRADRRKKLESARKVLSDAFVAEEAKKPGAQKTVSGSLYFELRPGTGDSPAQGSTVKVHYRGTLFDGGEFDSSYKRGTPAEFPLNAVIPCWTEGVMRMKVGGKARLVCPPEAAYGSMGQPGIPGNSALVFEVELLAVK from the coding sequence ATGCGGAAAGTCCTTGCGGCGTTGGCGTCGCTGGCCCTGTTGGGCGGAGCGGCGTTCGCCGCCGAGCCGAAGACCGACGAAGAGAAGACGCTCTACGTGATGGGGCAGATCGTCGGCCTGCAACTCGGCGGGATGCAGCTGTCGCCGGAGGAGGCGGCGCTGGTCGCGCAAGGGCTGCAGGACGCGCTTCTGCGGCGGCCGGCGGCGGTCGATCCCGCCGGATACAGCCGGCAGAAGATCGAGCTGCTGCGGGCGGACCGGAGAAAGAAGCTCGAGTCCGCGCGCAAGGTCCTGTCCGACGCGTTCGTCGCCGAGGAGGCGAAGAAGCCGGGCGCGCAGAAGACCGTCTCCGGCTCGCTCTACTTCGAGCTGCGGCCGGGAACGGGGGATTCGCCGGCGCAGGGAAGCACGGTCAAGGTCCACTACCGCGGCACGCTCTTCGACGGCGGCGAGTTCGACAGCTCCTACAAGCGCGGCACGCCGGCCGAGTTCCCGCTGAACGCCGTGATCCCCTGCTGGACGGAGGGGGTGATGCGGATGAAGGTCGGCGGCAAGGCGCGCCTCGTCTGCCCGCCCGAAGCGGCCTACGGGTCGATGGGCCAGCCGGGCATTCCCGGCAACTCCGCCCTCGTCTTCGAGGTCGAACTGCTCGCCGTGAAGTGA